From the Arthrobacter sp. PM3 genome, one window contains:
- a CDS encoding extracellular solute-binding protein: MKNRTFRRAAIAVSAAAVSLSLAACGSSGPAGTAASADSATMWGLTGGNQPVLQKSITDWNSAHPDSSIKLDFFANDAYKTKVRTAVGAGQGPTFIYGWGGGVLKSYVDAGQVDDLSAFLKDNPDVQDRYLPAVLKNGVIDGKTYALPNNNVQPVVLYFNKDVFDKVGVQAPKTWDELMALVPKFKDAGIAPFSLGGQSRWPDLMWLEYLVERIGGPEVFANIAANKPGAWSDPAVTEALTKIQQLVDAGGFVNGFSSIAADSNADQALLYTGKSAMILQGGWIYQGMKKDAADFVKSGKLGYTTFPTVSGGKGDPANVVGNPSNFWSVSSKATEGQKKAALEYVKSGMFSDSNVQSLIDSGAVPVVKGIEAKLAASPDKDFLTYVYDMAKNAPSFTLSWDQALSPAQGDAMLANLDQIFLKKITPEQFVATMNATIGK, from the coding sequence ATGAAAAATCGTACGTTTCGCCGTGCCGCGATCGCCGTTTCCGCGGCCGCAGTTTCACTCAGCCTGGCCGCCTGCGGCTCCAGCGGCCCGGCCGGCACCGCCGCGAGCGCCGACTCCGCCACCATGTGGGGCCTGACGGGCGGCAACCAGCCCGTGCTGCAGAAATCCATCACGGACTGGAATTCCGCCCACCCGGATTCCTCCATCAAGCTGGACTTCTTCGCGAACGATGCTTACAAGACCAAGGTGCGCACCGCCGTCGGCGCCGGCCAGGGCCCGACCTTCATCTACGGCTGGGGCGGGGGCGTGCTGAAGTCCTATGTCGACGCCGGCCAGGTGGATGATCTCTCCGCGTTCCTCAAGGACAACCCGGACGTGCAGGACCGCTACCTTCCCGCAGTGCTGAAGAACGGCGTCATCGACGGCAAGACCTACGCCCTGCCCAACAACAACGTGCAGCCCGTGGTGCTCTACTTCAACAAGGACGTCTTCGACAAGGTGGGAGTCCAGGCCCCCAAGACCTGGGACGAGCTCATGGCACTCGTGCCGAAGTTCAAGGACGCCGGGATCGCGCCGTTCTCCCTCGGCGGCCAGTCCCGCTGGCCGGACCTGATGTGGCTGGAGTACCTCGTGGAGCGCATCGGCGGCCCCGAAGTCTTCGCCAACATCGCGGCCAACAAGCCGGGCGCGTGGTCAGACCCCGCCGTCACCGAGGCGCTGACCAAGATCCAACAGCTCGTGGACGCCGGCGGCTTCGTCAACGGGTTCTCCTCCATCGCCGCGGACAGCAACGCGGACCAGGCCCTGCTCTACACCGGCAAGTCGGCCATGATCCTGCAGGGCGGCTGGATCTACCAGGGCATGAAGAAGGACGCCGCCGACTTCGTCAAGAGCGGCAAACTCGGCTACACCACGTTCCCCACGGTCTCCGGCGGCAAGGGAGACCCGGCGAACGTCGTCGGGAACCCATCCAACTTCTGGTCTGTCTCCTCGAAGGCCACCGAGGGCCAGAAGAAGGCCGCCCTCGAGTACGTCAAGAGCGGCATGTTCTCGGACAGCAACGTCCAGAGCCTCATCGACTCCGGCGCCGTTCCGGTGGTCAAGGGCATCGAGGCCAAGCTCGCCGCGTCCCCGGACAAGGACTTCCTGACCTACGTGTACGACATGGCCAAGAACGCTCCGAGCTTCACGCTCTCCTGGGACCAGGCCCTCAGCCCGGCGCAGGGTGACGCGATGCTGGCCAACCTGGACCAGATCTTCCTGAAGAAGATCACCCCGGAGCAGTTCGTCGCCACGATGAACGCGACGATCGGAAAGTAA
- a CDS encoding LacI family DNA-binding transcriptional regulator, with product MVSVVQGPGRPTLAAVARQAGVSSPTVSKVINGREDVAETTRAKVLAALEQLGYQSPQQRKKADGRTAIVEVVFDSLYSAYAVEVLNGILEQAALTDVEVLLDVTGHLPAVTLSPERRAQRILDEGRVGLIVVTSGFSTAQLHAFRRRHIPVVVIDPLNPPPPEVVSVGATNWAGGKAATEHLLELGHRRIAYIGGPETAECNQARLHGYMAALMAGGVEVRPDYVLLDKFRAEHGIRSLKTLLALPEPPTAIFAGSDSIGLGVLAEARRHGMRIPEDLSLVGFDGTYQAEQSIPALTTVAQPLQEMGRAALRTVLRQANGEELDSQRVELATHLIVRDSTAPPS from the coding sequence ATCGTGTCAGTAGTTCAGGGTCCCGGGAGGCCAACGCTTGCGGCCGTCGCCCGCCAGGCCGGCGTCTCCTCCCCCACGGTCTCCAAGGTGATCAACGGGCGGGAGGACGTGGCGGAGACCACCCGGGCCAAGGTTCTGGCGGCGCTGGAGCAGCTGGGGTACCAGTCTCCCCAGCAGCGCAAGAAGGCCGACGGCCGGACGGCCATCGTGGAGGTGGTGTTCGACTCCCTGTACTCGGCCTACGCCGTCGAGGTCCTGAACGGGATCCTGGAGCAGGCCGCCTTGACCGACGTCGAAGTCCTCCTGGACGTGACCGGGCACCTGCCGGCCGTGACACTCAGTCCGGAGCGGCGCGCGCAGCGCATTCTGGATGAAGGCCGGGTCGGCCTGATTGTGGTGACGTCCGGGTTCAGCACGGCCCAGCTGCATGCCTTCCGCCGGCGGCACATCCCCGTGGTGGTGATCGATCCGCTCAACCCGCCGCCTCCGGAGGTGGTCAGCGTGGGGGCCACCAACTGGGCCGGCGGCAAGGCAGCCACCGAGCACCTGCTGGAACTCGGCCACCGGCGGATCGCCTACATTGGCGGGCCGGAGACGGCCGAGTGCAACCAGGCGCGCCTGCACGGCTACATGGCGGCCCTCATGGCCGGCGGCGTCGAGGTGCGGCCTGACTACGTCCTGCTGGACAAGTTCCGCGCCGAGCACGGCATCCGGAGCCTCAAGACACTCCTGGCCCTCCCCGAGCCGCCGACCGCCATTTTCGCCGGCAGCGACAGCATCGGCCTCGGCGTCCTGGCCGAGGCCCGCAGGCACGGCATGCGGATCCCCGAGGACCTCAGCCTGGTGGGCTTCGACGGCACCTACCAGGCCGAGCAGTCCATCCCGGCCCTGACCACCGTGGCGCAGCCGCTGCAGGAGATGGGCCGCGCCGCCCTGCGCACGGTCCTCCGCCAGGCCAACGGCGAGGAACTTGATTCGCAGCGGGTGGAACTTGCCACCCACCTCATCGTCCGGGACTCGACGGCGCCTCCTTCATGA
- a CDS encoding xylulokinase, which produces MTLVAGVDSSTQSCKVVVLDADSGALVREGRAGHPDGTEVHPDHWWRALSEAFDAAGGLADVSALSVGGQQHGMVLLDRAGNVVRPALLWNDTRSAGAAADLTGEVGAEDFARRTGLVPVASFTITKVRWVRDHEPDLADRVAAVALPHDWLTWRLRGYGPDASSPLGPDLDQLTTDRSDASGTGYWSPSTGAYDLELFKLAFGRDAREADGDTGPGDAGAVVLPRVLGPGEPAGAIHPDCFGAPARLPGPGAARILLGAGAGDNAAAALGLGAGPGDVVVSVGTSGTVFAVASRPVADPGGTVAGFADAGGEYLPIAVTLNAARVLSSVAGLLGVDLDELSRLALQAEPGAGGVVLVPYFEGERTPNLPYAKASFHGLSIASSTRPNMARAAIEGMLCGLSGGLDALRVLGAPADRLLLIGGAVQNPAVQAIAAQVFNLPVLIPSPGEYVARGAALQAAWALGGNRPDWPVAVDAAPAPDFRPEIRQNYLGASSHIMKEAPSSPGR; this is translated from the coding sequence ATGACACTTGTTGCCGGCGTCGACTCCTCCACCCAAAGCTGCAAGGTGGTGGTCCTGGATGCGGACAGCGGCGCGCTGGTCCGCGAAGGCCGTGCCGGCCATCCGGACGGCACGGAGGTCCACCCGGACCACTGGTGGCGTGCTTTGTCCGAAGCGTTCGACGCCGCCGGCGGCCTCGCGGACGTCAGCGCACTCTCGGTGGGCGGCCAGCAGCACGGCATGGTGCTGCTGGACCGCGCCGGCAACGTGGTGCGCCCCGCGCTGCTGTGGAACGACACCCGCTCGGCCGGAGCTGCCGCTGACCTCACCGGCGAGGTGGGCGCGGAGGACTTCGCCCGCAGGACCGGACTGGTCCCGGTGGCCTCCTTCACCATCACGAAGGTCCGCTGGGTCCGCGACCACGAACCGGACCTGGCGGACCGGGTGGCGGCCGTGGCGCTGCCCCACGACTGGCTGACCTGGCGGCTCCGCGGCTACGGCCCGGACGCCTCGAGCCCCCTGGGCCCGGACCTGGACCAGCTCACCACGGACCGCTCGGACGCCAGCGGCACGGGCTATTGGAGCCCCTCGACCGGGGCCTATGACCTTGAGCTGTTCAAGCTGGCCTTCGGCCGGGACGCCCGGGAAGCCGACGGGGACACCGGGCCGGGGGATGCGGGCGCCGTCGTGCTGCCCCGCGTCCTGGGCCCCGGCGAGCCTGCCGGGGCCATCCACCCGGACTGCTTCGGGGCCCCGGCCCGTCTCCCCGGACCGGGGGCGGCCCGGATTCTGCTCGGCGCCGGTGCCGGGGACAACGCGGCCGCGGCCCTGGGCCTGGGCGCCGGTCCCGGCGACGTGGTGGTGTCCGTGGGCACCAGCGGCACCGTGTTCGCCGTGGCGTCCCGGCCCGTGGCCGATCCCGGCGGAACCGTCGCCGGATTCGCCGACGCCGGCGGGGAGTACCTGCCCATCGCCGTCACCCTCAACGCCGCACGGGTGCTCAGCTCCGTGGCCGGCCTCCTCGGCGTCGATCTCGACGAACTCTCGCGCCTGGCCCTGCAGGCGGAACCCGGAGCCGGCGGCGTGGTCCTGGTGCCGTACTTCGAAGGTGAGCGCACGCCCAACCTGCCTTACGCCAAGGCCAGCTTCCACGGGCTCAGCATCGCCTCCAGCACCCGGCCCAACATGGCCCGGGCCGCCATCGAAGGCATGCTCTGCGGACTCTCCGGAGGCCTGGACGCCTTGCGTGTGCTGGGTGCACCGGCGGACCGGCTCCTGCTGATTGGCGGCGCCGTGCAGAACCCGGCGGTTCAGGCCATCGCGGCCCAGGTCTTTAACCTGCCCGTGCTGATCCCGAGCCCGGGGGAGTACGTGGCCCGGGGCGCCGCGCTTCAGGCCGCATGGGCGCTGGGCGGCAACCGGCCGGACTGGCCCGTCGCGGTAGATGCCGCGCCGGCGCCGGACTTCCGGCCGGAAATCCGGCAGAACTACCTGGGGGCCAGCAGCCACATCATGAAGGAGGCGCCGTCGAGTCCCGGACGATGA
- the xylA gene encoding xylose isomerase, translating into MAIQPTREDKFSFGLWTVGWEAQDQFGSATRPPLDTVEAVNRLSDLGAYGITFHDNDLFPFGCSAADRQREIDRLTGALKATGMVVPMVTTNLFSHPVFKDGGFTSNDRGVRRFALRKVLENIDLAAELGAETFVMWGGREGSEYDAAKDIRGALERYREAVNLLGDYVTDKGYNIRFAIEPKPNEPRGDILLPTLGHALAFIETLERPELVGINPETGHEQMAGLNFTHGIAQALYQGKLFHIDLNGQRSIKFDQDLVFGHGDLQNAFSLVDLLENGGPDGGPAYDGPRHFDYKPSRTEDIDGVWDSAAANMQTYLLLKERAKAFRADPEVQAALEASRVSEINEPTLNPGEGYEQLRADRSSYEDFDADAYFGGKGFGFVKLQQLFIEHLLGAR; encoded by the coding sequence ATGGCGATCCAGCCCACCCGTGAAGACAAGTTTTCCTTCGGCCTCTGGACTGTGGGGTGGGAGGCCCAGGACCAGTTCGGCTCCGCCACCCGCCCGCCACTGGACACGGTCGAGGCAGTCAACCGGCTCAGCGACCTCGGCGCCTACGGCATCACGTTCCACGACAATGACCTCTTCCCGTTCGGCTGCTCCGCCGCTGACCGCCAGCGCGAAATCGACCGGCTGACCGGCGCGCTGAAGGCCACCGGCATGGTGGTCCCGATGGTCACCACCAACCTCTTCAGCCACCCCGTCTTCAAGGACGGCGGCTTCACCAGCAACGACCGCGGCGTCCGGCGCTTCGCCCTGCGCAAGGTCCTGGAGAACATCGACCTCGCCGCCGAACTCGGTGCCGAAACCTTCGTCATGTGGGGCGGCCGCGAAGGCAGCGAATACGACGCTGCCAAGGACATCCGCGGCGCCCTGGAGCGCTACCGCGAGGCAGTGAACCTGCTGGGCGACTACGTCACGGACAAGGGCTACAACATCCGCTTCGCGATCGAGCCCAAGCCCAACGAACCCCGCGGCGACATCCTCCTGCCCACCCTGGGCCACGCCCTGGCGTTCATCGAGACGCTGGAACGCCCGGAACTGGTGGGCATCAACCCCGAAACCGGGCACGAGCAGATGGCCGGGCTGAACTTCACCCACGGCATCGCCCAGGCGCTCTACCAGGGCAAGCTCTTCCACATCGACCTCAACGGCCAGCGCAGCATCAAGTTCGACCAAGACCTGGTATTCGGCCACGGCGACCTGCAGAACGCCTTCTCCCTGGTGGACCTGCTCGAAAACGGCGGCCCGGACGGCGGACCGGCCTACGACGGCCCGCGCCACTTCGACTACAAGCCCAGCCGCACCGAGGACATCGACGGCGTCTGGGACTCCGCCGCCGCCAACATGCAGACCTACCTGCTGCTCAAGGAACGCGCCAAGGCTTTCCGCGCCGACCCCGAGGTCCAGGCCGCGCTGGAGGCGTCGCGGGTTTCGGAGATCAACGAACCCACGCTCAACCCGGGCGAAGGCTACGAACAGCTCCGCGCGGACCGCTCTTCCTACGAGGACTTCGACGCCGACGCCTACTTCGGCGGCAAGGGCTTCGGCTTCGTGAAGCTCCAGCAGCTCTTCATCGAGCACCTCCTCGGCGCCCGCTGA
- a CDS encoding FAD-binding protein gives MVTELNWAGNYGYRAPRIVHPASLAELQDLVAGAGKVRALGSRHSFNDIADTSGTLVVLDRLDAGISVDRQNMTVTVSGGTRYGRLAAELQRQGFALHNLASLPHISVAGAVATATHGSGDGNGNLATAVAALELVTADGTVVTVRRGEPDFDGMVVGLGALGIVSRLTLDIEPSFDIAQSVFENLDWDQVLAGFDDVTSAAYSVSLFTDWSGPRVGQAWLKNRTDQTVLPAGAPDFFSGTPAGQARHPLPGVSGSNCTQQLGVPGPWSDRLSHFRMEFTPSKGDELQSEYLIPREHAVDAIRTMRSLSDVVTPLILVGEIRTIAADQLWLSPNYGGAGIGLHFTWRQDEPAVRAVLPLLEAELAPFGARPHWGKLFHAEAAALAPLYPRFADFTALAGRLDPDGKFRNEFLDRTVFGR, from the coding sequence ATGGTGACCGAACTCAACTGGGCGGGGAACTACGGCTACCGGGCGCCCCGGATAGTCCATCCGGCCAGCTTGGCGGAGCTGCAGGACCTTGTCGCCGGCGCCGGGAAGGTCCGCGCCCTGGGCTCCCGCCATTCCTTCAACGACATCGCGGATACATCAGGCACCCTGGTGGTACTGGACAGGCTCGACGCCGGCATCAGCGTGGACCGGCAGAACATGACCGTCACTGTCAGCGGCGGCACGCGCTACGGGAGGTTGGCGGCAGAACTCCAGCGCCAGGGCTTCGCACTCCACAACCTGGCCTCGCTGCCGCATATTTCGGTGGCGGGAGCAGTCGCCACAGCCACGCACGGTTCCGGCGACGGCAACGGCAACCTCGCCACGGCCGTGGCGGCCCTTGAACTCGTCACCGCCGACGGCACGGTGGTTACGGTCCGCCGAGGCGAGCCCGACTTTGACGGCATGGTGGTGGGACTGGGCGCCCTGGGCATCGTCAGCCGCCTGACCCTGGACATCGAGCCCAGTTTCGACATCGCCCAGAGCGTCTTTGAAAACCTCGACTGGGACCAGGTCCTGGCGGGCTTCGACGACGTGACGTCCGCGGCGTACAGCGTCAGCCTGTTCACCGACTGGAGCGGGCCACGCGTGGGCCAGGCGTGGCTGAAGAACCGCACGGACCAAACGGTGCTCCCCGCCGGAGCGCCGGACTTCTTCTCCGGCACACCGGCCGGCCAGGCCCGCCACCCGCTGCCCGGCGTGTCCGGCAGCAACTGTACCCAGCAGCTCGGCGTTCCCGGGCCGTGGTCCGACAGGCTGTCCCATTTCCGGATGGAATTCACCCCCAGCAAAGGTGACGAGCTCCAGAGCGAATACCTCATTCCGCGCGAGCACGCCGTGGACGCCATCCGCACGATGCGGAGCCTCTCCGACGTCGTCACTCCGCTGATTCTGGTCGGCGAAATCCGCACCATCGCCGCAGACCAGCTGTGGCTCAGCCCCAACTACGGCGGCGCCGGGATCGGCCTGCACTTCACCTGGCGCCAGGACGAGCCTGCGGTCAGGGCCGTCCTCCCCCTCCTCGAAGCGGAGCTTGCCCCGTTCGGCGCGCGGCCGCACTGGGGCAAACTGTTCCACGCCGAAGCCGCCGCCCTCGCCCCGCTGTATCCCCGTTTTGCCGACTTCACCGCGCTGGCCGGCCGGCTGGATCCGGACGGAAAGTTCCGCAACGAATTCCTGGACCGCACGGTGTTCGGCCGCTGA
- a CDS encoding ROK family protein has translation MMPPRTHVSAPAGEPDPSRRNNLSLLTSLVHHQRIVSRAQLTRQTGLNRSTVGTLIGQLISLGLVFETAPAGEGQVGRPSPEVHPSPSVAALAVNPEVDAVTIGLVSLGGKVQKKIRFETERIPTAREAVNIASAVIAGMRTELDASYRITGIGMAVPGLVNRDDGVVRHAPHLGWRNEPVARMLAEATGYPCQAANDASLGAEAELIFGAGAGRANLIYLNGGASGIGGGIIADGQLLRGASGYAGELGHTFVRTGGTTCHCGATGCLETEVSQSRLLELAGLSSGDTADLERALGNSSSPEVEAEVARQLEYLGLALRNAVNIFNPDAIVLDGFLGTLHALSPASLGGILLSQAMDGPAAQANIYRAALGSDLMMIGAAELAFTPFLADPAGLGAVPAPASQTG, from the coding sequence ATGATGCCTCCACGAACCCATGTTTCCGCGCCCGCGGGCGAGCCGGACCCGTCGCGCCGCAACAACCTGTCGCTGCTGACCTCCCTCGTCCACCACCAGCGCATCGTCAGCCGCGCCCAGCTGACCCGGCAGACCGGGCTGAACCGTTCCACGGTCGGGACGCTGATCGGGCAGCTGATCTCCCTCGGGCTGGTGTTTGAAACCGCGCCCGCCGGCGAGGGGCAGGTGGGCCGACCCAGCCCCGAGGTCCATCCCAGCCCGTCGGTGGCGGCGCTGGCCGTGAATCCGGAAGTCGACGCCGTCACCATCGGCCTGGTGTCCCTGGGCGGGAAGGTGCAGAAGAAGATCCGCTTTGAGACGGAACGGATTCCAACTGCCCGGGAGGCCGTGAACATCGCCTCAGCCGTTATCGCCGGGATGCGGACCGAGCTCGATGCCTCCTACCGGATTACCGGTATTGGCATGGCGGTGCCCGGCCTGGTCAACCGCGACGACGGCGTGGTGCGGCACGCGCCGCACCTGGGCTGGCGCAACGAGCCCGTGGCCCGGATGCTGGCCGAGGCAACCGGGTACCCGTGCCAGGCCGCCAACGACGCCTCGCTCGGGGCCGAAGCCGAACTGATCTTCGGGGCCGGCGCCGGGCGGGCGAACCTGATCTATCTCAACGGCGGCGCCAGCGGCATCGGCGGCGGGATCATCGCGGACGGGCAGCTGCTCCGGGGTGCCTCCGGTTACGCCGGAGAGCTGGGCCACACCTTTGTCCGCACCGGAGGCACCACCTGCCACTGCGGCGCCACCGGCTGCCTGGAAACGGAAGTCTCCCAGTCCCGGCTCCTGGAACTTGCCGGCCTGAGCAGCGGCGACACCGCCGACCTCGAACGGGCGCTCGGGAATAGCAGCAGCCCGGAGGTGGAGGCTGAAGTTGCCCGCCAGCTGGAATACCTGGGCCTAGCCCTGCGCAACGCCGTGAACATCTTCAACCCCGACGCGATCGTCCTCGACGGTTTCCTCGGGACGCTGCATGCGCTGTCCCCGGCATCGCTGGGCGGCATCCTGCTGTCCCAGGCGATGGACGGCCCGGCGGCCCAGGCCAACATCTACCGGGCCGCTCTCGGCTCCGACCTGATGATGATCGGAGCCGCCGAGCTCGCCTTCACGCCCTTCCTGGCCGATCCTGCCGGACTCGGCGCCGTCCCCGCACCCGCTTCCCAGACAGGCTGA